CCAGGGCAAGTCAGTGGGGCCTTGCTGGTGAATCCAGCCCGGCAGGTTTCTGCTGGGGGGCCTGAATCACTTTGTGTTTGCAGTTTGAGTTCCATCTGCAGGTCTCCACACTGGAGAACATAAGATTTCTGGTAACTTAGGCACCTATCCTACAATTGACTCCACGTGGGCAGGTGCCTGCCCATCTGTGGGGCTCCATGAAGGCGAAGGGGTCTGCCTGCATGAATTTCACTGCAGGATCGGCACCAGAGTCAGAAGTAAAAGGAGGCTTTATTTGATTCCCAAGGATGGCTCCCTCATCTTCTCATCTGCTTAGCCCctctttctctgcctcttcccacctcatGAAGATAAGACGCCTCCAGCAATTCTAGCCTCTTGCGGCAAGTGCCGTAGGACAAcccatctcttcccccacctcaTACACCAAAAGGCACAGAAGCCTTGAGCTCACTCTCTCTTCCAGTCCTGACACCTCCCTGCATGCAGCCCCTCTGGGCTCCTTCCCAATTCTTCTCCACAGTCAGCCTCAGATCCTGACGTGCTCTGTGTCCCTGGTCTGGTTGGAAGTGAAGGCCACAGGACTTCCTTAAAGGGTGCGGTTTGTTCCTCCTACAAGTCCTGACCTGACCCATCTCCCAGCAGCCAGAAATCTTCCCTTCATGCCTGCCTACATAGCAACCTACTGGCTTTCTCTGAACCCAGGAAATGAGCCAGTTCCCAGGTGACATCCCAGGTGGGAATTAAATAGATAAGCATTAACCTTTTGGACACCAGGTACTTTCTGAAGCCCCAGAGACAGTTTGGAGTTTCTCCTCATGGGTAATTTTTCTCCATTTCTATTCAAGATCATTCAGAGGAAGAAACACTGCCTCTGTTTACATATAATCCAGAGACGCACTGACACCATATAGTTCAGTGTTTCAATCTTACAGTCAGTATTTCAGTTATACCGTGAGCTCTGAGTCCTGGACTCCAGTATCCCATAGCTGGGCTTCACTAGCTCAGGAGTCTTtcctctttttgcacagggtcaCAGAGTATGTACAATGCAGCCTCACCTTCAGGAATTCTGTCGCTGGCTGGGAACATTTCCTTTCTATCTCGCTGATCAGTTCGTTGAGTAGTAACGTTTTCTCTGAAACTTTGATTACATATTCATTCCGCCTCTTTAAAATCTCCTTGTCTAGCACTTCCAGCTGCACCAGAAGAAGGCACAGTTGTTCACTCAGAAAGTCATGCAATTGCTCAAATTCCAACAAAATCTTCCGTCTCTCCGATTCTGTCTGTCTCTGCAGGGAACAGATATAACGAGGGGAGGGGCAAGTCAGTATTACAGCCGGAGTCTTTTCACTCTCCATAGATccttgtgtgtgtggatgtggcAGATGAGACAGAGTTGGGGGCTGGAAGAATAAACCTTTCAGTGAGAAAGAAGGACAAAAGAGTCTAGGGGGTAGGAGATCGAGAAGTGGAGTAAATCATAACTGAGCCAGTGGAGAAGATAGCAGGAGGAGTTGAAGAAAAGCCACTGGAGATGACAAGAGGATCTGGTGCGTGTTGTTGAAGGAGATGAGGTGGTGGCAGGACAGAAGAAATGGAGCTGAGAGGTTAGGGAGGAAGCAGTGTTTAGAGAAGACAAGGTCAAGTGAGTAGCCATTTTGTCAAGAAGGAGATTCAAAATAGGGATGAAGGTcaaaggagaagaggagggggaggctaAGAGGTTGGGCTGGACATCAGTATGGAAGCTGAAGTCCCCAAGGGTGAGGGTGGGGATTGTGAAGAGAGGAAGAGCCAGGATTCAAAGTCAAAGAAGGTGGCCAGGGAGGCATCGGGGGTGCGGCGGCAGTGGTTGAGGGTAGAGGAGGCCACCATCGGGGAAAGTGTCTACTGAAACAGTGTCAGAAGGGACACCTGATTTTATGCGGGTGCGAGGAGATGAAGAGGTCTTGGCAACCTGACCCTTTTGGAGACGGAGTGAGCCTGCCAGGGAGAGCAAGAGAACGAAAAGTAGGAGGTTGTGAATGGAGGCTGAGATTGAAAAAGAGGATCCAGAGGGACAGAGGTGGTgacggggatgggggtgggaggcagggagtgTGGGGATGGAAGGAGGACCAGGGTTAGGGTAGATGTCACCAGAGGCgaggcagaagcagcagagaTGAGATGTGGATTTGCGCGGGGCAGGGTTGAAGGAGGGCAGTGAGGGTACGGGAGAACTAGTGGTAGCAGTAGAAAGTGGGGGTTAAAAGGGATATGGAGacagtgggagaggagggagggaataACAGATACATTAGTAGAAGATCAAGATCAGTTGGGAAGTGATCTGCTAACCAGAACGAGAATACATCTGTAACCAATACTGTTTGCAATGAATAGCTCTGCCAGCTCTATGGACCCCAGACAGAGTAACATGTTACTCACGAGGGGGTGTGGTCCGCACTGTCTGCTCATGGAACAGCCAAGTCCAAAGCATGCCCGTATTACTGCCACGTTACTAAGGCCGTGTCTATATGGCGGGCCAGTGCACGGCAAGCTCAGGTGTAAATCTACCAGCCTACTGTGCATTAACCGGCCCTGCGACCCTGCCCGAAAGTTCCCTAGTGCGCTGTGTGAAACTGCAGGGTAGTGGCGGTGTTGTCAATGTCATGGTGTGAGCCCACTTGTCATGCGAGCAGCCAGTATGAGCCCTAGTACTGCTGTGATGAGGCCCATGTAAACAAGTAGAGAGATAGGTAGGTACATACCAGCAGTTCATCGCTTTTCTCTTCTCCATACGGCTCAAAGTCTTCTCTCTCTTGTTGTAAGAAACACAAATTGCTCTGAAGCTTTTCCTGGAAAGACATATGGATTTGGTGATTTCCATGTTTTATTTTACACAATATACAGCAGTATTATGTTTGGTTATGTCAGCTCTACACATCTGCAAAGCTCTCTTATGGAGTGACAGTAGCAGCTTGATAGTTAAGGCCAGCTCCCCGTTATAAATCCAGTTTTCAAGCCCTCCTCTAATGTCCCCCTAAAGCCAAAAAACTCAGGCAAAGAGTTTTAAAGTTATCATGACTAAAACTTTAGTTTACTTGTTGAAAAAAATCCTAACTTTTTGGCCAATAATTCTAAAATGTTTTGATATGGGGCCCCCAAAGATGTTTTGTTGATCTTACTGAGAAGTGCCTTCTGGTATTGGGGGCTGAGTTAGCCGGAAAGGGTTTGAAAAGATATAAACACTTGTTTTTACATTAATAAAATGGATCAATGAAGTTATTGGCATGTAAAAATTCATCATACTCTCAGTCATACTTTTAGTCTGGTGGAAGTTTGCAAGAGTTAGTAGGagttgttgggtttgttttttttaaatgtaatgggcAGTTACCAAAGTTTGAATTCTCCAGATAATAAACACTTACAACGTTATCTATTGTTATCCTTTTTGTTGTGAATGTTTGAAGACTAGCTACAGTGTAACTTGCATGGGGTGACTGCAAGTGAAGGATGAATATGTGGCATGAATGAAGCGTCTTCATGCTTTAACTAGTTACTTCTGAGTTTTTGAGGTAGAAGAACCCTATTGAGactataataaataaaatcacaacaaatgaataataatacctagctcttatatgcATTTTCTGAGTGGCAGgtaaattccactgaaatataTTGTCACCATTACAAACCCTaacaaaggttttgtttgtgaatTTCCCTAGCTTACACACAGATGTGTCGATAGCACTTTTCACCCTAAAGCACTCCACCAGAACAACCAGCATTTACAGTTTACAAACCAGTCCAAGAAGAGCCACAATGAGTAGAAGACTCAAGCCAGCACCTGAGCGAGAAGGGATTAGAACAAGACCAGCAGCTGGATCAGTGAGCCAGACCAAAACTGGTCTGCTCATCATACATCGTCCATTTCTGTTCTCATCCCTCCTCTGGCTTCTCAGCAGGACAGGCTCtcgggggggagcggggagccgGGGGGTATAGGGCACGCTGGGCAGTGTGTCCCtcaggggggagtggggagccggGGGGTATAGGGCACGCTGGGCAGTGTGTCcctcgggggggaggagggagccggGGGGTATAGGGCACAATGGGCAGTGTGtccctgggggggaggagggagccaggGGGTATAGGGCACAATGGGCAGTGtgtccctgggggggaggggggagctggggaggtACAGCGCACGATGGGCAGTGTGTCCCTGGGGAGttaggggggagctgggggtacACGCACGATGGGCAGTGAGTTCtggatggggaggagctgggggggtaTAGGGCACAATGGGCAGTGTGTCCCTCAGGGAGTGCTGGGGGGTTATAAGGCATGATGGGCAGTGAGTTCTTGCGGGGGTAGCCGGGGGGTATAGGGCACGATTGGCAGTATgtccctgtgggggaggggagagctgggggggtaTAGGGCACGATGGGCAGTGTgtccctgtgggggaggggagagctgggggggtaTAGGGCACAATGGGTAGTGTGtacctggggggaggagggagccaggTGGGGAATAGGGCACGATGGGGAGTGTgtccctgggggggagggaggagctggcgGGGGGAATGGGGCACGCTGGGCAGTGTgtccctggtggggagggggaagccggGGGGGTACAGGGCAGAATGGGCAGTGCGTTCCGGGGCGGGGAGCCGGGGGGTCTGACCTTCCCCTGATCTGGTTTGTTTACTAGAACCAGCTTCTGCCCCCCCCTACAATTCAATgagaaaacttccattgacttggaCTGAGTCCCTAGACAGCGTCTCTTCAAAGACATTACTTAGTGCCGGATTTCCTACCTTGTAGGCCTGCGCCACCTCCTCTATGGGAGCCAGGGTGTGATCCCTGtgcccccgggactccctgcACACCAGGCAGATTGGTCTCTGGTCCTGTTCACAGAAGAGTTTCAAAGCTTCCTTGTGCTCCTCGCACACAATCTCTTGTGCTTTCTTTGCTGCTTCAACACCGAGCCGCACAGCAATTTCTACCATGTTTGCCAGCTGCCTGTTAGGCCTGAAGTTTCTTGGCTGGATTGTCTTTCTGCACTGAGGACAGGAGAGGTTCCCGGATGATTCCTTGCAGTACTCACCGATACATGCCCCACAGAAATTGTGGCTGCACTCTGTGATCACTGGATCTTTGAAAGAGTCCAGGCAGATGGGACAAGTGGCTTCATTTTGGAGATTTTCAGTCAGAGTCACAGCAGCCTGAGCCATGATTCTTTCTCCAGGAAACAGAAGCAAAGTGAGTTTCACTTTCGTCTGCTCAGCAATGGGTTTGCCAGCAGTGGGTGTGGACGCCCTCCTCCTCTGGCTTTGTGCCCAGAAAGTCCTTTGCCCTGCAAGCTCCTAAGTCACAccctagagcagtgatactcagatctcAGTAGTTCAGGAGCCAATTTAGCAATCAGCATTACCCAGAAGAGTCACAGTCGTGTgacttcattgtttcatttattatAGTGCtctatattcatatttaaacagtctgagaggggaaatatttagttaatATATATATCATTTATATATATGTCAGTTTAGATGAAGGATTCTCTTGGGATTAAGGACTCAAAATCAGCAGCTCTAtggtaacattttccaaagtgcctaagtgacttaggtgcctaagggtACATCTCCACTGCAAAAACCCCTCCCATGGCAGCGAATCCCAGAACCTGGAGCACGGGCTCTGAAACTGTCCTCCTCAAAGCCCGGGGTtcagcctgagtgggaacatctacactgttattttgaGCCCCATAACGTGAGCCCCATTAGCCTGAGCCAGTTGACATGGGCTCTAAGATTTGCTCCCATGGGTTCTTTTAGATGTACCCGAGGTCCCATTTTCAGAAATACAATGGGATTTATTCACTTAAGTCACTTAggagtttttgaaaatgtttctcctATGCTTTACACTAGCCTTGGACCTCACTCTATGTCTTGGGAAAGTCACCTCACtgctttttgcctcagtttccccctttttgTAAAATAACAACAGGGAAAATATTGACTAACCTCACAGAGGTTTGAGTGGTGTAACACATCAGTGTTGGCAAAGCAGCTTGAGATCCTGAGAAGCCAGGTGCTGTATAAGAGCAAAGCAGTCTTAAACAAGATCTCTTCTCAGTGCTGAGGTAGCAACCTGCATCTGGTTCAGTGGTgaagtgaaggcagcaattagaaataaaaaccAATATATGACAAATGGGAAAAGGGGAAATAGATAGCAATCAATATACATTAGAATTCAGGatatgtagaaaattgataaaggaagctGAAGACATCAGGGAAAAATCCACGGCTGGCAGAGCTAAGGGTAATAAGCTGGAGGTTTTCTAAATGTGTTAGGAATGAAAGAAATCCTAGCACTGGTAAAGGTGCATTACATGATGGAgatggaggacttgtggcaccttagagactaacaaatttatttgagcacaagctttcatgagctacagctcacttcatcggatgcattcaatagaaaatacagtggggagatttatatacatagagaacatgaaacaatgggtgttaccatacacactgtaatgagagtgatcacttaaggtgagctattaccagtgtgggggggggggaaccttttgtagtgataatcaaggtgggccatttccggcagttgacaagaacatctgaggaacagtgggggtgggggaataaacatggggaaatagttttactttgtgtaatgactcatccactcccagtctttattcaagcctaagttaattgtatccagtttgtaaattaattccaattcagcagtctcttgttggaatctgtttttgaagtttttttgttgaagaattgcaactttgaggtcagaaatcgagtgaccaaagagattgaagtgttctctgactggtttttgaatgttataattcttgacatctgatttgtgtccatttattcttttacatagagactgtctagtttgaccaatgtacatgaccatctctttggtcactcgattacagacctaaaagttccaattcttcaacaaaaaaacttcaaaaacagactccaacgagtctgaattggaattaattttcaaactggatacaattaacttaggcttgaataaagactgggagtggatgggtcattacacaaagtaaaactatttccccatgtttattccccaccctgaccgttcctcagatgttcttgtcaactgctggaaatggcccaccttgattatcactacaaaaggttttttttctctcctgctggtaatagctcaccttacctgatcactctcgttacagtgtgtatggtaacacccattgtttcatgttctctgtgtatataaatctcctcactgtattttccactgaatgcgtccaatgaagtgagcggtagctcacgaaagcttatgctcaaataaatttgttagtctttaagatgccactggtccccctgttctttttgtgaatacagactaacacggctgctactctgaaacctgtcatgatggAGATGGTAACACTGTTAACAGTGATGCAGAAAAGGATCAATATTTGTGTTCCATATTTGGAAAGGAGCAGGGTGATGTACTC
The Natator depressus isolate rNatDep1 chromosome 2, rNatDep2.hap1, whole genome shotgun sequence DNA segment above includes these coding regions:
- the LOC141983420 gene encoding E3 ubiquitin-protein ligase TRIM39-like, translating into MAQAAVTLTENLQNEATCPICLDSFKDPVITECSHNFCGACIGEYCKESSGNLSCPQCRKTIQPRNFRPNRQLANMVEIAVRLGVEAAKKAQEIVCEEHKEALKLFCEQDQRPICLVCRESRGHRDHTLAPIEEVAQAYKEKLQSNLCFLQQEREDFEPYGEEKSDELLRQTESERRKILLEFEQLHDFLSEQLCLLLVQLEVLDKEILKRRNEYVIKVSEKTLLLNELISEIERKCSQPATEFLKDVGSTLSRCECVKVPIPVPVSPVLKKRVSDFSENNSLVMGVLAMFKENLRAQLDKEKVNVTLDPETANPHLVLSEDGKSVRLGAGRLDVPDNPKRFMVSPCVLGSEGFTAGRHYWELEVGDGDGWAVGAARESVERNGPSRLQTEGIWAVRLGWDCQYAALTFPPTPLSLDEKPRKIRVHLDYEEGQVTFYNAENMAQIFNFSASFNEKIFPYFWLWSPESCIQMCP